In one window of Phormidium ambiguum IAM M-71 DNA:
- the recA gene encoding recombinase RecA — protein MNIASNDIASKDKSQNAGKEKALNLVLKQIESQFGKGAIVRLGDATRMRVETIPSGSLTLDLALGGGLPKGRVIEIYGPESSGKTTVALHAIAEVQKMGGVAAFVDAEHALDPTYAAALGVDIENLLVSQPDTGEAGLEIVDQLVRSAAVDIVVVDSVAALVPRAEIEGDMGDAHVGLQARLMSQALRKITGNIGKSGCTVIFLNQLRQKIGVTYGNPETTTGGNALKFYASVRLDIRRIQTLKKGTDEFGIRVKVKVAKNKVAPPFRIAEFDVIFGKGISIMGCIVDIAEETGVINRKGAWYSYKGDNIGQGRDNTIKYLDENPELAKTIQQEIREKLDKGAVVSANSVAHPGDIEEDDEIIDVDE, from the coding sequence ATGAATATTGCATCAAATGATATCGCTAGCAAGGACAAATCCCAAAACGCTGGCAAGGAAAAAGCCCTAAACCTAGTACTTAAACAAATAGAGAGTCAGTTTGGTAAAGGGGCGATCGTTCGTTTAGGAGATGCCACTCGGATGAGAGTGGAAACGATCCCCAGTGGCTCGTTAACATTAGATTTAGCCTTGGGCGGTGGTTTACCCAAAGGTCGGGTAATTGAAATATATGGCCCGGAAAGTTCGGGTAAAACGACTGTGGCGCTACACGCGATCGCAGAAGTGCAAAAAATGGGTGGAGTTGCTGCATTTGTAGATGCTGAACACGCTCTAGATCCCACCTACGCGGCGGCGCTAGGCGTGGATATTGAAAATTTACTCGTTTCGCAACCCGATACTGGTGAAGCTGGCTTAGAGATTGTCGATCAGTTAGTGCGATCGGCAGCAGTTGATATTGTAGTTGTAGACTCGGTAGCGGCTTTAGTACCCCGCGCTGAAATTGAAGGCGACATGGGTGATGCTCACGTAGGTTTACAAGCCCGCTTAATGAGCCAAGCTTTGCGGAAAATTACAGGTAATATCGGTAAATCTGGCTGTACCGTGATTTTCCTCAACCAATTACGGCAAAAGATCGGTGTTACTTATGGTAATCCCGAAACTACTACTGGTGGTAATGCACTGAAGTTTTACGCTTCTGTCAGACTTGATATTCGGCGGATTCAAACTTTGAAGAAAGGTACCGACGAGTTTGGGATTCGGGTGAAAGTTAAAGTTGCCAAAAATAAAGTTGCGCCCCCGTTCCGTATTGCGGAGTTTGACGTTATCTTTGGCAAAGGTATTTCGATAATGGGTTGTATTGTCGATATTGCTGAGGAAACTGGCGTAATTAACCGTAAAGGTGCTTGGTACAGCTACAAGGGCGACAATATCGGTCAAGGTCGGGATAATACCATTAAGTATTTGGATGAAAATCCAGAGTTAGCGAAAACAATTCAGCAAGAAATTCGGGAAAAACTCGATAAGGGTGCAGTTGTCTCGGCTAACTCAGTGGCGCATCCTGGCGATATTGAAGAAGATGATGAGATTATCGATGTTGACGAGTAA
- a CDS encoding FHA domain-containing protein, which translates to MELEKRLGLYQVFLKIYEHNRGLLDEILQLENVSFPYFSSRVPTYVQGVVQEQEVYLITNLVNGKTQKLFQPQKIWMIGRDRRLALTLRDQWISRYHAAIQYVENEGFYLVDLNSTNGSFINGEPVFHRQLLKDGDQIRLGSLAISFFSAEMAQNLEPVASEIVAQMNNSLPNYPAAPIQRYTPAKLEGENKLDRNEDTSIHQRQKSFSGEQTSESTLLNLSSTQRSEILDRFLSSRQSSIQN; encoded by the coding sequence ATGGAACTAGAAAAACGGCTTGGCCTTTACCAAGTGTTTCTCAAGATTTACGAACATAATCGTGGCCTACTGGATGAAATTCTGCAACTAGAAAATGTCTCATTTCCCTATTTCAGCAGTAGAGTTCCAACTTATGTGCAAGGGGTTGTGCAGGAACAAGAAGTTTATCTAATCACTAATTTGGTGAATGGAAAAACCCAAAAGCTGTTCCAGCCGCAAAAAATCTGGATGATCGGACGCGATCGCCGTTTAGCCTTAACATTAAGAGATCAATGGATTTCGCGCTATCACGCAGCAATCCAATATGTAGAAAACGAAGGATTTTACCTAGTAGATCTCAATAGTACGAATGGTTCCTTTATCAATGGCGAACCTGTTTTCCATCGTCAATTGCTTAAAGATGGGGATCAAATTCGCTTGGGAAGCTTAGCTATTTCCTTTTTCTCGGCGGAAATGGCACAAAACTTGGAACCAGTAGCTTCAGAAATCGTAGCGCAAATGAATAATTCACTACCAAATTATCCAGCCGCGCCTATACAAAGATATACACCAGCAAAATTGGAGGGAGAAAACAAACTCGATCGCAACGAAGATACTTCAATTCATCAAAGACAAAAATCATTTTCTGGAGAGCAAACTTCCGAATCAACTTTGCTGAATTTATCTTCAACTCAAAGATCGGAGATTCTCGATCGCTTTCTTAGCAGTCGCCAATCTTCCATCCAAAATTAA
- a CDS encoding alpha/beta fold hydrolase has translation MSTPDSGWQHHFVETNDIRLHCVTQGEGELVILLHGFPEFWYSWRHQIPALGRYFKVVVPDLRGYNYSDKPASGYDLDTLSADIRGLIERFGRTRAHIVGHDWGGVIAWNLAQKFPECIDRLAILNAPHPQQFVKDLIGNIDQLRRSWFLLLFQIPALPEWLIQHNLKNFVQNLFREHAIRKAAFTTEVMNIYQNALAKPRVLTAAINYYRQILSPQTWLNNRDEQTKLVTVPTLVLWGEEDSFLSNKLTQDLDKLIAAPFQLKLVPNCGHWIQQEAPDTVNRELLKFLRSSEKLLSRKGKLP, from the coding sequence ATGAGCACTCCTGATTCGGGATGGCAACACCATTTTGTTGAGACAAATGACATTCGCTTGCACTGCGTAACCCAAGGTGAAGGAGAATTAGTAATTCTTTTACATGGGTTCCCAGAGTTTTGGTACTCGTGGCGACACCAAATTCCTGCTTTAGGACGTTACTTTAAAGTGGTGGTTCCAGACCTACGAGGTTACAACTACTCCGATAAGCCAGCGAGTGGCTATGATTTGGATACATTAAGCGCAGATATTCGCGGTTTGATTGAGCGCTTTGGCAGAACTCGCGCTCATATAGTAGGACATGATTGGGGTGGAGTGATAGCTTGGAACTTAGCACAAAAATTTCCTGAATGTATCGATCGACTAGCAATTTTAAATGCACCCCACCCACAACAATTCGTCAAAGATTTAATCGGTAATATCGACCAATTGCGGCGTAGTTGGTTCTTACTATTATTTCAAATTCCGGCTCTTCCAGAATGGCTAATTCAACACAACTTAAAAAATTTCGTCCAAAACTTGTTTCGAGAACACGCCATTCGCAAAGCAGCCTTCACAACTGAAGTAATGAATATTTACCAAAATGCTTTGGCAAAACCGCGTGTATTAACAGCCGCCATTAATTATTATCGCCAAATCCTCTCACCTCAAACTTGGCTGAACAACCGAGACGAACAGACTAAACTAGTCACGGTTCCGACATTAGTGCTTTGGGGTGAAGAAGATTCTTTTTTGAGCAATAAGCTTACTCAAGATTTAGATAAATTAATTGCGGCACCTTTTCAACTTAAACTTGTTCCTAATTGCGGACATTGGATTCAACAAGAAGCTCCCGATACAGTCAATAGGGAATTATTAAAATTTTTGCGTTCCTCAGAAAAGCTGTTGTCAAGAAAAGGTAAACTTCCTTAA
- a CDS encoding DUF1815 family protein translates to MFIRLAKQHSQFVQDLVMNLQALAIVLERRGYLASCYTCGDQMTSASFMVSLGDNHLIRFLVSDYGITWTEMRDDRELMKLEGAEAIAQLQELANIVIKHQPESSAYYNAPVAQAI, encoded by the coding sequence GTGTTTATCAGACTTGCAAAGCAACACTCGCAGTTTGTCCAAGATCTGGTGATGAATCTTCAAGCACTGGCGATCGTGCTGGAACGTAGGGGTTATTTAGCCTCTTGTTATACCTGCGGCGATCAGATGACTAGCGCATCTTTTATGGTCAGTTTGGGAGATAATCACTTAATCAGATTTTTGGTTTCTGATTATGGCATCACTTGGACAGAGATGCGTGACGATCGAGAATTGATGAAGCTAGAGGGCGCAGAAGCGATCGCTCAGCTACAAGAACTGGCTAACATAGTCATAAAACACCAACCCGAATCTTCTGCTTATTACAATGCTCCGGTAGCACAAGCCATCTAA
- a CDS encoding DUF2839 domain-containing protein, with the protein MGEAKRRKAAQGEKYGKESYISPLFPITKSQAEQFVKWTTQGAWIGIAILVVCWVGVRFIGPAFGLWQVN; encoded by the coding sequence ATGGGTGAAGCGAAAAGACGCAAGGCTGCACAGGGGGAAAAATACGGTAAAGAATCCTATATATCACCCTTGTTCCCAATTACTAAATCCCAAGCAGAACAATTTGTCAAGTGGACAACCCAAGGTGCATGGATTGGGATCGCCATTCTAGTTGTTTGTTGGGTAGGTGTCAGGTTTATTGGCCCGGCGTTTGGTTTGTGGCAAGTGAACTAA